A window of Chryseobacterium aquaeductus genomic DNA:
TCACGGTTTTTTGGAATCCTTCAGCTTCGATGTTTAGCATCAATACTCTTGAAACCTGAAGTTGAGATGTAAAATCTAAATCTAAAGTGGTACTGCTGCCAGTAAATTTCTTGCTGTAAACAATTTTACCATCCATAGTGTATGCTGTCACTTCAAGATTTTTCAAAGCTTTGGGAGAGTTGATTTTTACCAATCCCGATGTAGGATTAGGAGAAACGGTAACTTCTGTTTCTTTTACAGTTTCTGTAGTTCCCAAAACTGCTCCTGTACCCAAAAACTGCTGTAGAGCTACTACCATTGTTGCAGATTTTCCTTTGTAATCAATCACATTTCCTGTTGCATCAATATCTGTATCGATGGTTGAATTTGGATGCTGAATTGAGAAGAAACCAAATTTGTGATCTGGTGTGAATGTAAGACCAGTAGGCTCAGATCCCGCAGGCATAGAAGCGAATAATCTTACTTTAGGATTTGCAGCAGTATGATCTGGTGAAATTACCCAAATGTAATTTTTTCCACCATCCTGAAGTACCCAAAGATTTCCTAGTTCGTCAAATGTAAGGTTATCGTTACCATCTCCCCAAGTCTCAGTTTTTATACCTTGAGCTGTATTGAAAGAATATTGCGTTGTAGCACCACCAGCGAAAACTTCTACCTGTGAAGCCGTCATGCCATTATCCTGCAAACGGTATACTTTATTTAGACCTTTTGCTACGAAGTATATTTTGCCGTCTAGCGGACTGATTTCTACATCTTCAACACCGTTGAAAGCAGTACCACCTAAAGAAAGTGCGAGTGCCTGAGTATTATTTTGATCTGCCTGTACTTTATTAGGAACCTGAACCCAAGTTGCTGTTGTGCCTGTAGGATTTCCGCTAGACAAAGGCTGATCAAGATGTAAAACATAAAGATTACCAGACGTAAGATTATTCGGAGTATCCATCACATATTTGTAAACCAGATTTGTACCGCCATCTTCACCATAATAAGCGATTGTTCCTGCATTGTTTACCACTACATTTTCATGATTCATGATTCCCATCTGCCAAAGCTTATCTTTTGTTCCGCCAGGATTATGCGAGATCACCTGTGCAGTTGCAGGATCGATTTCTACCAACCATCCGTAATCTTTGTAACCATCCGCATTGGTATCATTTGCTGTTACAGATTCTTCTGCTGTTACGATAGTTCTCCAAGGTGTAACACCGCCAGAACAGTTTCTGATGGTCTGAACCAAACTCGGTGCAGAGAAACTTACACCTCTAGATTTAGTTAAAGCCCAAAGTTTTGTTGTTGCATTATAATTAATCTCTGCCATTGTAACTCCACCAGGATTGGTTTCGTGATTTACAGACAGATATCCGTTTGTACTGCTTGCCGTTTTTGGTACATAGCCTGTAAAATCGTTAAGACCTCCTACAAATCCACCACCTTCTGTATATGCATCACCTTCTTTCAAAATCATCTGAAATCTATGCTCTGCCGGAATGATCAGTTTTGAAGTTTGTGAAGTAGGAACAATAGATGTGAAACAGCTTATGTGTGTACCTGTACAAGTAATAGGTGCAGGAGGAACTACTGGTACAACAGTTTTAAGATACGCATCGATCGTTAAATCTGAACTGCTTGCGCTTCTGTTATGTAATTCGATTGAAATTCTGTTATTGCCTTGTACAAACTTGTTTTTAAGAATTGAAAAAACATTGAAAGTTGTTTCGGCAGAACCATCAATAATGTCTACAGAAAACGTACTGTGAGAAACAGCACCTGCAGGCATATTGTTTCTTATCACTTCCTGCCCATTCAGATATACAATAATTCCGTCATCTCTTCTAACACCAAATTCCATCGTGTCGGTAAGATCAGCTAAGTTTACCGTAAAATCTTTTGTAAGATAAGCTGTATCTACACCAGAAACGAAAGATGTTGTTACAGGATCACCATAACCCAAAGGTCCATTTCCGGATGGCCACGCCGATGTATCGTAGTTGGCATCTTTCCACGTACTAACAAGAGCTACGTCATTGTCATTGTATTTCCAAGACGAACCTTGACCAAAAATCGTTGTTTGTGCTTGAAATGCAGTGCTCATCATAAATGCGAGAGCTGCAATTGAGAATAGTTTTGTTTTCACTTTTAATACTTTTATTTTTACACTGCAAAACTATATGATTACTGTGAGCCCTCTGTTAATATGGTTTTAATTAAACCTACCAGAATATTAATAAATCTCTAACCTAATGTTACGTGGATTAATTCTATGTTAAATCACATTTGAAGAAAGTGATTTTTTTAGATTTATTTATTTTTCGTTTTGCTGATGTCTGTCAAAGAATTAAGAAATGCAATAATTTGCTTAATCTCTGAGTCACTCAAGTTCAATTGATCAGCAGGCAGCGTTTGATTATTGATTTTTAAACCTAAACCTTCTGCTCCACCTTCATTATAAAAATTCAGAGCCTCTTCCAAAGTATTGAAAGCTCCATTATGAAAGTATGGTTTCGTGAGAGCAATATTTCTTACCGTCATGGTTTTAAAAGAATTTTCGTAAATCCAGGAGTTTTCTTTTTTTACATTGCTTTTTATTCTTCCTTGGTCAGAATCTATTTCTAATGGTAAGTTTTTGATTGGTTTTTTTGTGACACCTAAAACTTCAGATTCATTTTCATTAAAAAACGGTGGAACTAATCCTGAAAAGTGAGGTGCAAAATGACACGTTGCACAATTGGCTTTTCCCATGAAGAGGTTAAAACCTTTTTTGGCATCTTCAGAAATTTCTTTTTCGTTTCGCATAAATTGATCAAAGTCACTATCGAAAGAATACAATGATGCAACGTAAGAACTCAATGCTTTAGAAAAATTTTGCTTATCAATACCACCTTTTTTAAATGCTTTACGGAAAGCACTTTTGTATTCAGGTTTTGTTTTCATTTTTTTGATGATGCTTTCGTAGCTTGTATTAAACTCATCATTGTTGTAAATCACATGTTCGGCTTGCTGTTCCAGATAGAAAGCTCGCATATCATAGAAAAATCTTTTGGCGAAAACAGCATTGTAGAGCGATGGTGAATTTCTGAGAACCGTTTTGCCTTCTACATTACTTAAAGATTTTGTTTTAAGATCCGTAAAAGCATTTTCCGGAAGATGGCAAGAGGCACAACTCATTTTTCCGTTGTCGCTGAGATTTTGGTCATAAAAAATCTGTTTTCCCAACGCTTTCAAATCGTCGTTATCTTCAGACTCTTTTAAAATTGTATAAAAATAAGGATCTAAAAAATCGCTGTCGAAAAAATTTTTGTTGGCGACGTTCCAACCAGAAAATTCTTTTAAGTCGTCTGTATTTCCGTCCCAATATCCTAGTTCTTTGTATAAAGGCTGAATATATTTCTTATAAAATACGATTCGGTCTAAAGTTTCAAAATCATTGTTTTTTGACAAATAGCTGATGCTTTCATCAATGATATTGTTTGCCTTTTGTGTATTATAATTTTTAAAATACAGATCATCATTGATGTAATTTTTCATTCCCTTCAATGCGAAAGTGGCTTCTTCCGAAATATTCAGCGAACCTGGAGTGTCAAAACCCGTTAATCCTAAAGTGTAAATTCTGATCAATTCAATTCTTAAAGGCAATGTTTTGTTATTTCCTTTACTCAAGCCATTTTTAAGTGAGCTCAAATAGAAATTATTGTAATTATTGTACAGAAAATCTGTGATTTCGATGATTTTATCTTTCTGTTCTGAGATTTCTTCTGAAAAAATCAATTCATCCAAGACTTGCAAACCTTCTGGCGGAAGTGTGTAGGCTGAAGTTCCGGCAGCTTCAATTCTGAACAACGGAGCAGCATTGAGATGTGTTTTAGAAAATTCGGGATAATGATAGGCAACGAAAAATTCTATTTCTTTGTAAGAATTTCTGGCATTTCTTAACGAGTTCTGAAGCTGTTCTGCACTTATTTTATCATCTTTAAATTGATAAACATCTGTTTTTAAAACTTCAAGATTATTTTTGAAATTCAACAAACCTTTTGCAACAAAACTGTTCTCAGTTTCAGAACCTTTATCAACCGGATTGAATGACATGGAGGCAACCCCGGTGAATAATATAAAAATAATTAAAGGAAAGAATCTCGTAAAATTTTTCATCCACAAAACTATCATCCCTACGTTACCGCAGTTTTAACGAAAAATTAAATAATGTTTACATTTCGCGTCATTTAATTTCATTAATTTTAAATCCCTTAAAAAAGATTATAAATTATCAATCAAGTTATATAAAAATTTTTATGTTAAATAAACTTACAGCTTCAGAGCTTATCCTGAATGAAGACGGAAGCGTGTATCATTTAAATCTTCTACCCCAAGATATTGCAGAGAAAATTATTCTGGTGGGAGATCCCGATCGTGTACCGAAGGTTTCAAAATATTTTGACAAAGTAGAAATCAAAAAAAATAAAAGAGAATTTTACACGCATACAGGAACCTTGCGTGGCGAAAGAATTTCTGTGATGTCAACCGGAATTGGAACAGAAAACATCGATATCGTGATGAATGAGCTTGATGCTTTGGTGAATATTGACCTTCAGAAAAAAGAATTTAAATCTGAAAAAAAATCGCTGGAACTTTTCAGAATGGGAACTTGTGGAAGCGTGAATCCTGAAGTGCAAATTGATAATATGCTCGTTACGCAAAATGTAGTGGGTCTTGACGGTTTAATGAATTTTTATCAGGATTACAGTTTTGAAAATGAATTTTCAAAAAATTTCTTAGAGAAATTCCCTTACGAAAAAATAAAACCGATGCTTTACTTCTCTGAATGGTCGGAAGAACTGGGCGAAGTTTTTAAGGATGCAAAATATCATGGCAACACGGCAACTTTTCCTGGATTTTACGCGCCGCAGGGAAGAGAACTTCGTTTGAAGGCACTTGATGATCAATTTCTTGAAACATTGAACGATCTGGGAATCACCAATTTCGAAATGGAAACTTCAGCAATTTATGCATTCTCTAAACTTCTGGGTCATAGAGCCATTACCGTTAACAACGTAATTGCCAACAGAAGGCGTGGAGAATTTTCTAAAAACCATCACCAATCTGAAAAGAATTTGATTGAGTGGGTTTTGGAAAGAGTGATTTAA
This region includes:
- a CDS encoding alkaline phosphatase PhoX, translating into MKTKLFSIAALAFMMSTAFQAQTTIFGQGSSWKYNDNDVALVSTWKDANYDTSAWPSGNGPLGYGDPVTTSFVSGVDTAYLTKDFTVNLADLTDTMEFGVRRDDGIIVYLNGQEVIRNNMPAGAVSHSTFSVDIIDGSAETTFNVFSILKNKFVQGNNRISIELHNRSASSSDLTIDAYLKTVVPVVPPAPITCTGTHISCFTSIVPTSQTSKLIIPAEHRFQMILKEGDAYTEGGGFVGGLNDFTGYVPKTASSTNGYLSVNHETNPGGVTMAEINYNATTKLWALTKSRGVSFSAPSLVQTIRNCSGGVTPWRTIVTAEESVTANDTNADGYKDYGWLVEIDPATAQVISHNPGGTKDKLWQMGIMNHENVVVNNAGTIAYYGEDGGTNLVYKYVMDTPNNLTSGNLYVLHLDQPLSSGNPTGTTATWVQVPNKVQADQNNTQALALSLGGTAFNGVEDVEISPLDGKIYFVAKGLNKVYRLQDNGMTASQVEVFAGGATTQYSFNTAQGIKTETWGDGNDNLTFDELGNLWVLQDGGKNYIWVISPDHTAANPKVRLFASMPAGSEPTGLTFTPDHKFGFFSIQHPNSTIDTDIDATGNVIDYKGKSATMVVALQQFLGTGAVLGTTETVKETEVTVSPNPTSGLVKINSPKALKNLEVTAYTMDGKIVYSKKFTGSSTTLDLDFTSQLQVSRVLMLNIEAEGFQKTVKILKK
- a CDS encoding nucleoside phosphorylase; the protein is MLNKLTASELILNEDGSVYHLNLLPQDIAEKIILVGDPDRVPKVSKYFDKVEIKKNKREFYTHTGTLRGERISVMSTGIGTENIDIVMNELDALVNIDLQKKEFKSEKKSLELFRMGTCGSVNPEVQIDNMLVTQNVVGLDGLMNFYQDYSFENEFSKNFLEKFPYEKIKPMLYFSEWSEELGEVFKDAKYHGNTATFPGFYAPQGRELRLKALDDQFLETLNDLGITNFEMETSAIYAFSKLLGHRAITVNNVIANRRRGEFSKNHHQSEKNLIEWVLERVI
- a CDS encoding cytochrome-c peroxidase, translating into MSFNPVDKGSETENSFVAKGLLNFKNNLEVLKTDVYQFKDDKISAEQLQNSLRNARNSYKEIEFFVAYHYPEFSKTHLNAAPLFRIEAAGTSAYTLPPEGLQVLDELIFSEEISEQKDKIIEITDFLYNNYNNFYLSSLKNGLSKGNNKTLPLRIELIRIYTLGLTGFDTPGSLNISEEATFALKGMKNYINDDLYFKNYNTQKANNIIDESISYLSKNNDFETLDRIVFYKKYIQPLYKELGYWDGNTDDLKEFSGWNVANKNFFDSDFLDPYFYTILKESEDNDDLKALGKQIFYDQNLSDNGKMSCASCHLPENAFTDLKTKSLSNVEGKTVLRNSPSLYNAVFAKRFFYDMRAFYLEQQAEHVIYNNDEFNTSYESIIKKMKTKPEYKSAFRKAFKKGGIDKQNFSKALSSYVASLYSFDSDFDQFMRNEKEISEDAKKGFNLFMGKANCATCHFAPHFSGLVPPFFNENESEVLGVTKKPIKNLPLEIDSDQGRIKSNVKKENSWIYENSFKTMTVRNIALTKPYFHNGAFNTLEEALNFYNEGGAEGLGLKINNQTLPADQLNLSDSEIKQIIAFLNSLTDISKTKNK